The following nucleotide sequence is from Kineobactrum salinum.
GAGCATGGGCAATTAGGCAGTACGCGATGCAGTTATGGAATTACTCGAGTCGGGGCTGGGCTCAGAGAGCTTGGAGCCGTTGGTATAGCTGGGCAGCCAGATGCCGGCTGGGTCCGATTAAAACAGTAGCCGCCAGCATTAAAAAGAACCTTTGGGGCATCATTAATGCCATTGTTCATGGAAAAAGCAATGCTGGAGCAGAAAGTATCAACAGCAGAATCAAGCTGCTAAAGGTTCGCGCGCGAGGGTTTAGAAATAAAGAGCGCTTTAAGACAGCGATCCTGTTTCATTTGGGAGGCTTACGCCTATTGCCCGCCCACCTGAATTAGGGAAGACCCTTGTCCGTACAGTATTATCGGCTTGCGATCAGCAGTTGTCCACTGCAGGCGCGAACACGTTGGTATGTGCTTCAGACGGCTTCAGACGGCTGGCGCCAAGCCACTGCCTGTGCGACACTTCTGGTCCATGACTGATACGATCCTCTACGAACGCACCGGCCACATCGCACGGCTGGTGCTGAAAAACCCCGAGCAGCACAATGCCCTCGGCCAGGAACAGTTGCTTGCGATCCAGGCGCATCTGGAGACTGTGCGGCAGGATTCGCAATTGCGGGTCCTGATTATCACGGGGTGGGGCGACAAAACCTTTTGTGCGGGAGCATCACTGCAACAACTGGGGTCAGGCGAGTTGACGGGAGACGCCTTCCAGGAGACAACCGATCAGATTGCAGCCCTCGAAATACCTACAATCTGCGCGATCAATGGCAACGTGTACGGCGGCGGTGTGGAACTGGCTCTCAGTTGCGATTTCCGGATTGGCATCGTGGGGAGTAAACTGAGAGTGCCGGCCGCCGCGATAGGGCTGTGCTATCCTGCCAGCGGCATCAATCGCTTCGTTGAACGCCTGGGACTCGGCGCTGCCAAGCGCATGCTGTTGGCAGCGGAAGCAATGTCTGCGGAAACCATGCACGACCTGGGTTTTCTCGATCACCTGGTACAGCCAGCCGGGCTGGATGAGGCCGCAGAAAAACTCGCCCGGGAAATTGCAGCGCTGGCACCACTGGCAATAAAGGCGATGAAACACATACTGCAGCAGGCGGCGGCAGGGAATATCGATCAGGACCAGGCCCGCGCGCGAGCGGACCAGTGCCTGCAATCCGAGGACCTGCAGGAAGGTTTTACGGCACAACGGGAAAAACGCAGCCCGCGATTCAAGGGGCAGTAGCACCCCGGACCGCGGATACACGCCGTACGGGCCTGCTCGAGACCGGCCCACAATCAGGGCGAATGATTACACCCGGACAGTCAGTCCCGCGCCGGCGCCTGGGATGCACCGAGTTCCCTGATCCACGGTACGTTGAACTGCAACTGAACCTCCTTCCTCTGCTGATCCACAAACGATATCTCCCCTCCGACCGATTGCGCCGCAGCAGCGATAATGGCGAAGCCTGCCGAGTCGGGAGCATCCATCGACAGCGCCTCGGGGACTCCAACACCGTCATCCTGGTAGGTCAGCGTCAGTTGGTCACTGCGTATCTCGGGGATGCTTTCCACCTGCAAGGTTACCCTTATATAGCAGGCCTGAGCGGCGTCAGAGAATCCGTGCTCCAGTGAGTTGTCCACCAATTCGGTCAGTGCCACTGCAAGTGCAATCGCATGACTCGCCGGCGTCAATTCGTCCGGAAGCTCATTGATGATAGTAAACCGGCGCCCTTTTTCGCCCTGAAGACCGGCAAGGTAGTCAAAGAGGTGATCAGTAAACACCTTCAAATTTGCGTAGAGCTGCTCACCCTGGTAGTACAGAGAGTCTTGCAATAGCTCAAGCGCATGCAGGCGTTTCCGCATCTGGCTGGCCTGACCAGCCGCGTCGCAGTCGTATTCCCGGGTCAGCTCCTCGCAGTGCTGCGCCCAGACGACAACGTCGCGCTGATAGAAATGAATAGAGTCCGCCAGTTTTGCCTGAAACTCGATCTGGTCCTGCAGATCATCCGCGATGCGATCCGCTGCGACTTGCATTTCCTCCGCATATCGCAGCGCCTGCTCCTTGATCATGTAGGTATCGTACACCCGCCGCGCTGCATAGGCTGCCAACAGGATGGCCAGCGAGTATATAGAATAGGCCCACCAACTGAACCAGGGCGGCGGCTCTACCTTGACATCCAGTTCGATCCCCTCGTAGTTCCATATACCGCCAGAGTTGGCGGCTTGTACACGTAGCTGATAATCCCCCGTGGGTAGATTGGTATAGGTGGCAGAGCTGCGATTTCCGATATCAATCCATTCAGGATCAAAGCCGACCAGCTTGTGCCGGTAGCGGGTACTGCCGGGATCAAGAAATTCCAGGGCACTGAACTCGAATGTGACGAAGTGGTCATCGTAGTCAAGAACCATTGACTCAAGCTGATTCAGGGTAGACGGAACTGGGATGTGGCGCCCCGCAATGTTGATATTGGTGAGCCTCAGAGAAGGGGGAGGGGTGTCCGTATCGATTTCAGTAGGGTTAAAACGGTTGTAACCAAGGCTGCCGCCAAAATACAGAACTCCGTCTGGACGACGATAGGAGCTTCCAAACTCGAACTCCATTTGCTGCAGGCCGTGACTTTCGTTGAAATGAACGGTTTGCTGGTCGGGAGATAACCTCGATATTCCTTTACTCGAGGAAACCCACAGGTTGTTGTCTGAATCGGATTCGATAGCATAGATGGTCCTCCGTTCATCCATCAGCGGAAATTGAACGTTGACAAGTTCTTGGTGGGAACTATTTTGAGAGGGCGTGATTCGCTTGAAAATGCCATCATACATCGATCCGAACCAGAGCCCGTGATCGGGAGTTTCTGTCATACACCATACTATTGGATGTGACCGCGATGGCTGATGGAGATTGGCTATTTTGACCTCCTGGAATGATGGCGACTCTGGGTCGAATGTCTGTAGGCCAGACTCGGAGCCTACCCAGATTACGCCATCGGAGGATTGAAACAGCATTATCACTCTTTCATTGGCCAGGCTGTCTGATGCCGCTGTGGGATAGAAGGACTGTGACTTTCCGTCTTTTGTGACCATGGTGAGACCTCCTCCGTAAGTGCCGATCAAAAGATCTCCTGAATCCGTCACCAACAGGGCGCTGATCGAATCCGACAAGAGGTCGGGAAATGTCTGGGTGTTAATGCGGCGTACTTTCTGCGTTTCAGTATCCAGTATCTCCAAACCTGATGCGCGGTGTCCAAAATATATGGTCGTGCCATCTACAAGGATGGACATTACTTTAGCGTTTGTCAGATCTGCGTCCGGGAAGTAGACATCCAGCGTAACGTGACTGGATGGCCCATCATCGGCAACAAGAATCCCATCATAAGCCGCAATTACGGCTCGTCCATCTGGAAGGGATGCTATCCCCGCAATTGAGTGGAGTAGTTTATGGCTGTTGGAATCGTGTAGCTCAAATTTCGACTGGATGAGCAGATTGATGCCATTGTGTGTTCCAATCCACGTCCGCTGAGCGTCCAATGGATGGATGGCGATTACTTCATTGTTAAGAAGTCGGGAATTCTCGATTCTAAAATAAGAGACTAGATCTCTATGTTGATCAAGTAGCAAGAGGCCTTGATCGGAAGCAATAACAATAATATTGGAATGAGGGAGGAGGGCAATGTCAAAAACTATGGCAGTAGAAAAATCAATTCCGCTATCTCCGCTTGGAGGAAGTCTTTTACATTCACCCGAATTGGGGTCTAACTCAAAGAGCCCAGCGCCCTTACTGCCAACTAAAAATCCAGTATTCTTTGTGTATAAAACCTTTTTAATATAAATACTCTGTTTACACGCCCCATTCAGATCAAGTCTAGTACTATCTAGGGAATCTGGATCTATAGAGTAGATTATGCCGGAGGTGTTGCTAGCCACTATGCTGCGTCTGGGGCCGATCGATATATCTGATATACGTGCAGTTTCTTGTGGCTGGAAGACGGCTACTCTAGCTCCATCTTCTGCGATTTGCAGGACTTGCCCATTCTTTAGACCGATCCATAGGCCGCTTTCATTCGAAAAGTATATGTTAGTCGCATGGGAATTGCCGGCCTCCCTCCAATTAAGCCAGCGGGCTTCAGTGAATGTGTCGTCAAATCCTCTATACGTAAATAGCTCGCCTGAATCCAACAGTGCAAGTACGTCGCCATTCCAAATCTCAATTATCTGTACTACTGGTGAGCGGACTATATTTCCATCCGAATCTTGGAATGAGTTGTAAGTGCGCCTGTGAGCGCCTTCAAACCTTGTTATCCCTTCAAGAGTCACTATCCACAAGACTGCATTTGATGCATGAAGTATAGAGGTTATCGCCTCTTGTGAGAGATCCGAAGTGAGCGCGCTCTCCACAACTGAGAAGCGATGCGAAACTGAGTTTCCCGAGGCCAGTGCTTCCTGGGTTGAAGTCAAATAAAGGGCAAGATACAGGTGCAAACAACACACGAAAAAGTTTGAATGGCGAACAGGCAGGAGCCGGAATTTCGGCTTAGGAGCTTTTTTAACGGTATCCATAGATAGGTGCGAATTTCCCTTGCTCTTGCCTGGCTTTAGCCGTGTCCAGATTCAGCCTCTGGTTCCAGGTATGATGAAAATTCCTGCCTGAAGTGCTCACAAAACGTTGCCAAGGCGATTCTCAGTTCTTCCGGATAGGATTCAGGGCTCTCAATGGAATTGTCTCGGGCCTGCGCTTCCAGTCGGCCGGCAATAGACTTCACTTGCTCTGCACCAATGTTTGCGCTCATTGATTTGATGGCGTGAGCAATCTTGTAAATATCCGCTATACATTTTTGCGCTAGGGCGGTGTCGATTTCCAGGAGCTTTTCATCCATTTGTTTCGTGAAGCCGGAAAAAACCTGGAGCAGGATGGCACGACCCGTTGCCTTCTCTATTTCGAGAATGTTGTTGACTGCCTGATAATCGATTACGTCATGATTCGGATCATTTTTTGATGCTTCGAATTCCGAGTCATTTACCGGAAAATCAATAGATCTGTCGGTTTGTAAAGTTTGACTCAGATGCTTCGCCAGAACACCCTTCAAATCGTCGAGCTTGAATGGTTTACCTAAGTAATCAGTCATTCCCGACTCAAAGCATAGACTTTTTTCGTCCCGAGAAATGCCGGCAGTCAATGCGATTATAGGCACCCTTTCTCTGCCAAGGTCTTCCTCATTAGTCCTGATCTGGCGTGCCGCTGTATAGCCGTCCATAATCGGCATTTGACAATCCATGAAGATGAGATCGTACTCATTTCGGCTCTGCATGCGAACGGCTTCACTTCCGTCACTCGCGATTTCCACCTTGTAGCCAAGCATCTCAATCATTTCCTGAGCAATGCGTTGGTTGGTTGGGATGTCCTCCGCTATTAGTACTCTTTGTACGGAGAGCGCCTTGGTAGAGGCTGCTGATTTTTGAGCGCTGATTGGGCGTGTCTTATACAATATTTTTCTGAGCGCCCCATATACTACTGAGGTCGCAGTAGGCTTTGTTATACTTGGCCAGGCCATGAATGCTTGCCCGAGAGTATAATTTCTCAGGGGTGTTACAGCGACCCCCCGGGGCACCTTGGCTAACTGGTGTACAAGGTCATCATCGTCTTTGATGCTTTCGAAATCTACAAACCAGATGCAATGAGGCTGATCCAGTCTTGCTGCCACGTCTTCGGGGTTCGCTTCAATGTTGCTGATGCCAGCTCGCGACAGTTGTGACTGTAGCATTTCAACGAACGGATCGATCTTCGAAACGATTACTACTTTGATAGCATCCCCGAATTCAGGCTGCGATACTTTAGCTTCGGCGTTGTTGTATAGCGGAACCTCTACCAATATTGAAGTCCCAACCCCTGGCTCGGATTTGACTTCAATTTGACCGCCCAGCAGGTCTATGTATCGTCTTGATATAGAAAGCCCTAGCCCGGTGCCTCCGTATTTGCGTGTGGTACTTGCATCAGCTTGCGTAAATGGTTCAAAGACTCTTTCCGCGGTTTTCGCATCCATGCCTATTCCGCTGTCCTCAACAACTATTTGTATCGTCATTTGGTCATCTGTGCCTGCGGAACCCTTGGCATTGACGCGAACGTTAACCCATCCATTATGTGTGAACTTGATGGAGTTTCCCACAAGGTTCATGATCACTTGCCGGATTTTTCCGGGATCGCCCCTGAGTGTCTGCGGCACATCAGAATCTATTATGTGGTTCAAGGAGAGATTTTTCTTTTCCGCCGGCTCGCACTGTATGTAGCAGATCTCTTCGATCAGTTCTACGATATCAAAGTCGACCGCCTCTATGTCGACGCGTGAGGCCTCTATCTTTGAAAAATCCAGAATGTCATTGATGAGTTTGAGGAGCGCTGTACCGCTTGAATGCGCTGCCGATGCAAACTTCTTTTGCTGCTGAGTCAAGCTTGTATGCAGCAGCAACTCGGTCATGCCGATCATGCCGTGCATAGGCGTTCTAATTTCATGGCTCATTGTAGCCAGGAAGTCGGACTTGGCCTTGTTGGCGTCTTCAGCGCTCTTTCGGGCCGCTTCCAAATCAATAGTTCTTTCCTGCACCTTTTGTTCCAGCTCCTTCTGCCGAGCCAGGGCGGCGCGCGCTCGATTGTTTTGTTTCTGAATCAGAAGAGCGATGAGCATGATAGCCAAAGCTATATATGCCACGTAAGCCAGCGGGCTCCGCCAGGGTGGAGGATTGACAATTATATCG
It contains:
- a CDS encoding enoyl-CoA hydratase/isomerase family protein — translated: MTDTILYERTGHIARLVLKNPEQHNALGQEQLLAIQAHLETVRQDSQLRVLIITGWGDKTFCAGASLQQLGSGELTGDAFQETTDQIAALEIPTICAINGNVYGGGVELALSCDFRIGIVGSKLRVPAAAIGLCYPASGINRFVERLGLGAAKRMLLAAEAMSAETMHDLGFLDHLVQPAGLDEAAEKLAREIAALAPLAIKAMKHILQQAAAGNIDQDQARARADQCLQSEDLQEGFTAQREKRSPRFKGQ
- a CDS encoding triple tyrosine motif-containing protein codes for the protein MDTVKKAPKPKFRLLPVRHSNFFVCCLHLYLALYLTSTQEALASGNSVSHRFSVVESALTSDLSQEAITSILHASNAVLWIVTLEGITRFEGAHRRTYNSFQDSDGNIVRSPVVQIIEIWNGDVLALLDSGELFTYRGFDDTFTEARWLNWREAGNSHATNIYFSNESGLWIGLKNGQVLQIAEDGARVAVFQPQETARISDISIGPRRSIVASNTSGIIYSIDPDSLDSTRLDLNGACKQSIYIKKVLYTKNTGFLVGSKGAGLFELDPNSGECKRLPPSGDSGIDFSTAIVFDIALLPHSNIIVIASDQGLLLLDQHRDLVSYFRIENSRLLNNEVIAIHPLDAQRTWIGTHNGINLLIQSKFELHDSNSHKLLHSIAGIASLPDGRAVIAAYDGILVADDGPSSHVTLDVYFPDADLTNAKVMSILVDGTTIYFGHRASGLEILDTETQKVRRINTQTFPDLLSDSISALLVTDSGDLLIGTYGGGLTMVTKDGKSQSFYPTAASDSLANERVIMLFQSSDGVIWVGSESGLQTFDPESPSFQEVKIANLHQPSRSHPIVWCMTETPDHGLWFGSMYDGIFKRITPSQNSSHQELVNVQFPLMDERRTIYAIESDSDNNLWVSSSKGISRLSPDQQTVHFNESHGLQQMEFEFGSSYRRPDGVLYFGGSLGYNRFNPTEIDTDTPPPSLRLTNINIAGRHIPVPSTLNQLESMVLDYDDHFVTFEFSALEFLDPGSTRYRHKLVGFDPEWIDIGNRSSATYTNLPTGDYQLRVQAANSGGIWNYEGIELDVKVEPPPWFSWWAYSIYSLAILLAAYAARRVYDTYMIKEQALRYAEEMQVAADRIADDLQDQIEFQAKLADSIHFYQRDVVVWAQHCEELTREYDCDAAGQASQMRKRLHALELLQDSLYYQGEQLYANLKVFTDHLFDYLAGLQGEKGRRFTIINELPDELTPASHAIALAVALTELVDNSLEHGFSDAAQACYIRVTLQVESIPEIRSDQLTLTYQDDGVGVPEALSMDAPDSAGFAIIAAAAQSVGGEISFVDQQRKEVQLQFNVPWIRELGASQAPARD